Within Romboutsia sp. CE17, the genomic segment AAATAGATTGTATTCTATTTATTAAGGGGTGATTTAAATGCCATGTCTTCCAAGTTTAGGGTCTAAAGCTCCTAATTTTGAAGCTAATACCACTTTTGGACCTATAAGGTTATCCGATTATAGGGGAAAATGGGTTGTTTTATTTTCTCATCCTGGTGATTTTACACCAGTATGTACTACAGAGTTTATATGCTTTGCAAAATACTACGAAGAATTTCAAAAAAGAAATACGGATTTAATAGGACTTAGTATAGATAGTAATAGCTCTCACTTAGCCTGGATTTATAATATATGTACTCTTACAGGGATAGAAATTCCATTTCCTATTATAGCTGATTCAAATATGGAAATTTCTAAGTTATATGGAATGATTTCAGAAGAAATGAGCAGTACATCTACAGTTCGTGCTGTATTTATAATAGATGATAAGCAAATTTTAAGAACTATACTTTACTATCCTCTTACAACAGGAAGAAATATTCCAGAGATAATAAGGGTAATTGATGCTTTACAAACAGCAGATGAGCAAAAAGTTGTTACTCCAGCGAACTGGTTACCTGGTATGCCAGTAATTTTACCTCCTCCTAAAACATGGAAAGATTTGAGAAAAAGAATAGATAATTGTGGTAAAGAACATTCATGCTTAGATTGGTACTTGTGCTTTATGCCAGATAAAAATTCTAAAAAGATTAAATCTTCTAAGGCAATGAATCTAATGAACAGACCACCTATAAGTTCTTCTACAGATAAAATTGGTGGTAATCCTAACTGCCCAGATTTACAACCTATAGTTATGGAGTATGTACTTGGAAATCCTAGAAACGTAGATCCTAGGTTTTTAGATGCAGTAATATATGCTTTTGTTGAAATAAACCCAGACGGAACACTGTTTGTTCCAACTCCAAAGTATTTAAATTATTTAGTATCATTAAAGAAATCTTATCCGGATCTTTTAGTAATTGCCGCTATAGGTGGATGGGGCGCTGATGGATTCTCTGATGCAGCATCTACACCTAGGTCTAGATATGATTTTGCTAGACAAGTAAATAAGTTAATTAACACATATGGATTAGACGGAGTAGATATAGATTGGGAATATCCAGGAAGCAGTGCTGCTGGAATAAAATCTAGTCCTAATGATAGAGAAAATTTTACACTTTTATTGACAGCCATTAGAGATGTAATCGGTAATGATAAATGGCTTAGTGTAGCAGGAACTGGAGATAGCGGTTATACTAGTAGAAGTGCTGAAATAGATAAAATTGCTCCTATTATAAATTATTTTAATCTTATGAGCTACGATTTCACAGCTGGAGAAACTGGCGAAAGAGGTCAAAAACATCAAGCTAACTTATATGATTCAGATTTAAGCTTGCCTGGATACAGCGTTGATTCCATGGTTAATAATTTAATAAATAATGGTATGCCTTCAGAAAAAATACTATTAGGTGTTCCATTCTATGGTAGACTAGGTGCAACTTTAACTGAATCTTATGATGAACTTAGAAAGAATTATATTAATAAAGATGGCTATGAGTATAGATTCGATACTGAAGCTGGCGTTCCTTACCTAGTTAGAGAGGGAGAATACGTTATGTCAATAGAAAATGAGTTATCTATTTACTTAAAAGCTCAATATGTTCTTAATAACTGTTTAGGCGGTATTTTCGCTTGGACATCAACTTATGATCAAGCAAACATTCTTGCAAGAGCTATGTATGAGTCAATTAATAATCCTACTGAGTTTTCTATTGAACTAGAAAATATCTTTGGATCTATTCCAGGTGAATAAGTTTTATTTTAAATAAAAGTAAAAAAATAGCACTAGGGTAACTTTTTCCTAGTGCTATTTTCATAAAATCATATTCCTATAGCTTTTTTAGCTAATTTATCAGCTTCTTCGTTATATTTATCTCCGGAATGCGCCTTTACTTTTACAAATTTTACATTTAACTTTTCTTTTACTTTATCATAAAATGCCTTATATTCTATCGTTCCAGATTTATTAGTCTTCCAAGCTCCTGTACACCATTTTTCAATTCCTTCATAATCAAAGTAAAGAATTAAATTTTCTATATTTTCTTCCAAACAATAATTCATTGCTAGTTTTGCTGCTTCTATCTCTCCTGCTACATTCCTCATTGTAACTAAAAATTCATCGTTACCTTTGATACTATATGTTTTTAGTATATTACCATCTTTTAGTATTACAACACCTGAGCCATATTCTTTAATACAATGCTCATAACTTCCATCAACATATGCTTCTACTGTATTTCCATTATAAGCTATTTTACTTTCTTTTTTTCCGTATATATACTCATTTGCTTCTTCTAAATTTGAAAAACTTTTATATTCAGCTCCAGAGAACCCATTAACTTGTGACTTACATTCATCCCATGTATTATATATTCCTACACACTTTCCTTTTCTTACAGCATAATATTTTTTTTTACTCAAATTTAACCACTCCTACCTATAGGTTTATATTTTTTAATATACTCCGATACAATTACTAACTATTTTAACTTAAAGTTCTTTTTTTTTAAAGTTTTATTTTAACTATTTTATATTTCTTCACTGTATGATATAATTTATATATAAAAAATAACGAATATAACTAATGATAGAGGTCGCAATATTAATAAGTAATTTTGTGGAGGTAAGCACAGTGAAGCAAAATGAAAGGTAATGTTGCCGAAATATATAAGTGACGCTTTAAGCTTATATGTTGGGGTTATGCATAATATGTATAACACTGTCACATAAATTTGTGGAGTGCTATCTTTAGATTAAGTCATATACTATATTATTAAAAATGATTAAGTCTAGAGTAGGATCTCCTACTCTATTTTTTTATCCCTATTTTAAATATCAGGTTATATTCAGTAAAATCAAGGAGGTCTATAATGATACATACAAAAGAAAAGAAACAAGCAACACTTATTGATGCTATTTTGTGTATCGGATTTTTAATCACAGCTTTAGTTACATGTTTAGTAATTCTAAAGGACTATGAAATTTCAGCTCATATACCACTACTTTTAGGTGGAGTTTTTGCTGGTTGTTTATCTATATTTAAATTAGGATTTACATGGAAAGAACTAGAAGATGGCATCTTAGAAACAATTAATACTACTATGCAGTCTATATTAATTCTTTTAGTAGTAGGTATTTTAATTGGTACTTGGATTATAGGTGGAATAGTTCCATCAATGATTTATTGGGGGCTTAATTTATTATCTCCTAGTATATTCTTAGTAGCTACAACATTAATTTGTTCAATAGTATCAATTTCTACAGGTTCATCTTGGACAACAGTTGGTACAATAGGTATAGCCTTATTAGGTATAGGAAGTGCCTTAGGAATTCCAAATAGTATAATTGCAGGTGCAATAATCTCTGGTGCCTACTTTGGAGATAAAATGTCACCTTTATCTGATACAACAAACTTAGCTCCAGCTATGGCAGGAACTAATTTATTTGATCACATTAAACATATGTTATATACTACAATTCCAGCGCTTTTAATATCATTATTAATCTATACTATATTAGGAATGAAGTATGCAGGAAGTCAAATAGACACTGGGCAAATAACAGAAATACAAAATACTTTACTTAATAGTTTTAATACCTTATCTCCATTTTTATTCTTAGTTCCAGTTGGAGTTATAGCCATGGTTATATTAAAAGTACCTGCTATACCAGCTTTAATGATTGGAGCTTTAGCTGGAGGTTTAGTTGCTATGATATTCCAAGGAAACTCATTTGCAGATGTTATAGTTACTGCAAAAGTAGGATATACATCAAATAGCGGAATGGTATTTGTAGATGAATTACTTTCTCGTGGAGGACTTGAAAGTATGCTAGATACAGTAGCTCTTATGATGTGTGCTTTAGTTACTGGAGGAATACTTGAAAAGTCGGGTATACTTCAAGCTTTAGCAGACTCTATACTAAAAATTGCAAAAGGAACGTTTGGGCTAATTGCAGCTACTATATTTACTGCTATTGGAACTAACTTAGCAGTAGCTGATCAATATTTAGCTATAGTTATCCCTGGAAGTATGTATAGAGATGCTTTTAAAAAGCAAGGTTTAGCAGCTAAAAACTTATCTCGTGCTTTAGAAGATAGTGCAACAATTACTTCTCCTTTAATACCATGGAATACATGTGGTGCTTATATGTCTGCCACTATGGGCATTAGCTGCTTTGCATTTTTACCATTTGCATTTTTTAACCTATTATGTCCTATAGTATCTTTATTCTATGGATTAACAGGTATTAGTATAGAAAAAATTCAACAGGAAGATAATGTAGAAAACGCAATATAGTTTATATAAAAATACCTATGAAGTAATAATTACTATTTTTCATAGGTATTTTTATTTCCTATATAGTGACATATGTATATTTTTTAGATATCTCTAAATACTATTCATATAAGCATATCTTACTAGAAGGGAGAATTAGATATTATGAAAAAGATAATGATATTTATGCTATTTTTTATACTTTTATCAACAACTGCATGTTCTATAGATAGTTCAACTAAAAGCAATACTCTAATTAATACTAACATTGATACAAGTACATTAATAGGCAGTAGCTACAAGGATATAGAGAATTTACTAGGTATTCCTTACTCTAGAACATACTACATAGATGATGATAAATTAAACGATTCTCTATCTGATAAACTAACAATGGAAGATTTAATAGAAAGTATTAATATAACAACATCTTATAAGATAAAAAGTAAAGAGAAACCATTTCTTCACATTTATTTTAAAAATGGTGTTGCCGTAAATGCAATGTATGGTAACTATACCTTATCCTCATCTAAAAACTTTATAAACTCTGAAGATGTTTTAAATACAGACTATAAAGTTGATGTATTTAGTAACAAAGGATATATATGTGAGAGCGATTTTGTAATAAGTTATGCTGCTAAAGAGTTTGAAGGAAAAACTATAACCGATTTTAATAAATCATTTGAAGTAAGTTCTTCAAATGTAATTGCTTCTACTATTAACGGAAACCATAAGCTATATTTTTATCCTCTAGTTCCACATAAACAACATCCTGATAAAAATCATAGCTACCCTAACTATAACTCTAATAGCAATGCTAAATTAGATACAGTAAATCCTGTAAACAATAATATAAGTAATATAAATAGAACTGATAATAAATATTTAAAAAATTATGCTGAATCTTCAGTTGTTATTTATACTAAAAATGATGTAATACAATCTATATCAATCGAAGGAAAAGACTTTGTCTATGGCATATTAAATAAAACTTTTAATAAATAAAAAAAGTCCAAGTCTTTAATAGATTTCTATCTATTAGACTTGGACTTTTTTACCTATTACATAGTGTACACTAGCCCAGCTCCTGGTCCTAGTGGTAATTTTAAAGTCATCCATACAATAAGCATTAATACCCATCCAGTTAAGAATACTATAGTGTAAGGCAACATTGTTGATATTAGTGTACCCATACCAGCCTTCTTATCATGCTTTTGAGCAAATATAACTATCATAGCAAAATAAGTCATTAGAGGCGATATTATATTAGTAGTTGAATCACCTATTCTATATGCAATTTGAGTTAATTCTGGTGATATACCAAGCTTCATAAACATTGGTAAGAATACAGGAGCCATTATAGCCCATTTAGCTGAAGCTGATCCCATAAATAAATTTATAAATCCTGCAAATAGTACGAATATTATAATAAGAACTACAGAGTTCATCTTCATAGATTCTAATAAATTAGCTCCATTTACAGCTAATATTGTACCTAAATTAGTGTATGAGAAATAGTTTACGAATTGGGCCATAACGAATGATAATGCTATATAACTCCCCATTGAAGCCATTGACTTACCTAATTCATTTCCGATATCTTTTTCATTTTTAAATTGACCTGACACTTTTCCATATACTACTGCTGCTACAAAGAATATTATAGCTATTAATAAAACGAATCCATTCATTAATGGCGAATTGTTTATTATAGATGCCATAAATCCATCAGTTGCTTCTATATCTATATTTCTTAATGGAGAATTTGGCATCATTACTACTATAACTATACCAACTAACATAGCTATTACAGTTAAGTTAGTAACTTTTAATGCTTTTTTCTCTTTATCGCTTAAATTTTGTAAATTTTTATCTTCTGCTGATAAATTAGAGTTTCCGCTATATGTCCCAAGTCTTGGTTCTATTATTTTATCAGTTACAAACCATCCTAAAGCAGTTATTAAAAATGTTGAAACTGCCATAAAGTACATATTAGAAGTAGCTTGAACTGTATAGCTTGGATCTATCATTTGAGCCGCACTTGTTGATATTCCAGCTAACATTGGGTCTATTGTTCCTATAATTAGGTTAGCACTAAATCCTCCAGAAACACCTGCAAACCCTGCTGCAAGTCCTGCAAGTGGATGTCTACCAAATGACATAAATATTAAAGCTCCAAGTGGAACTAATACAACGTATCCAGCATCACTTGCTATATTTGACATAACCCCTAAGAATACAACCATAGGTGTAACTAATGCTGCAGGTGTTACTGCAACTGTTTTCTTAAGTAAAGCAGATATATATCCACTACCTTCTGCCGTTCCTATACCTAACATACCAACTAAAACCATACCTAATGGTGCAAAGTTAACAAAGTTAGATATAGCGTTTTCAAGCATATATATGATTCCTTCTCTTGAAAGTAAACTAACTGCACTTATTGTTTGAACTTCTAATTCATTTGTAGCTCTATTTATAAGTTCCGCTTTCACTGAAAGTCCCCTTGCAGCAGCTATTGCAGATATTATTATAATAGCTAAACAAAATAATGAAAATAATGTAATTGGATGTGGAAGTTTATTACCCACTCTTTCTATTCCATCTAGACATTTTTGAAATAGACTCTTTTTATCCTGCCTCAATTTTGTAGCACTACCCATATTTTATCCTCCCTAATTCTATAAATATTTTCTTATTAATATAAATTATTTTTTCTATAATAATTATATCAATATGTAAATAATTGTCAAATTCACTTATTAAAATTTTCTATAAATTTCAACAATATAACTTTATTTATTAATTTCCATTATTTCACAACCATTTTTTTACTATTAGAAAATCCATTTTATTCTCTTTTCTATATTTAGCCAAAATAAAACCTAGTAAAATGCATATTTCACTAGGTTTTATTTCATTTTAAAATATTTTTATATACAATAATATTAAATTATATATTGAAAGTTTTATATATTTTTATTCATTTTTTATAAAAATCAATTTTTTATTTTCAAATTTTTAAAGCAACTTTTCTTTATTTATTAAATATTTTATATCAAAATACTTTATTTTAAAAGTTTTTTTAAAATCTCCCATATACATCACTTTACTGTTTAGAGATCTGCTTTTTATTTCTTTATTTATATAATTTTCTAACTTTTTCATATCATTAATATTTAATATTTTAATAGACTTTGATATATCAATTATAGCTGATTTTATTACTTCTTCCCTTGATTTTCTAATATGCATCTCTATATTCTTATATAAACTACTTCTATTTAGACTTAGTATCTTGCATCCATGTAAATCTTTTTCAAGCATTCTTAATGTATTGTTATTGCTACCCACATTAAAAATAATAAAGCAACCATAATCATATTTACTTCTTAAAATTCTTCCTAAGGCCTGTTTTATTTTTATTGCCAATTGAGGATAATTAATTCTATGATAAGGAATATTATACTTATGCATTATAGTAGAATATAAAGGGTCTCGTGGATTTAAATTTGGTATCTTGTCTAAAGTAGCACATATTAAACCATCACCAGGAACATCCACACCTTCAAAACATCCTTTTGATCCAAGTACTACACATCTTTTATTTATATCTTTAAGTACCTTTATACCTTTTTTATCATTGTATATTTCTATATCTTTTTCATGTAAATAATTTCCAAGCACATCATACGTTTTTAATTGTCTATCTTTGCTATTAAAAAGACATAATGTATGACCTTGTGTAATATCACAAATATCACTTATTATTTCACTAATTTCATTTGGGAAATTATTATTTTTATAACTACAAATGTCATTTATACTTATAAGTGATAGTCTCTTTTTATAATCATAAATTGGATCTATAACTTTCTCTAAGTTATCAACTCTATTTATTCCTAATGTTCTTTTAAAGTAATCCATCTTATTTCCTACACTTAAAGTTGCTGATAAAAATATACCTGTAGATAAATTACTTAATATGTTTTCCTCAAATAAATCTGCTAAATTTAAAGGAACAACTCTAAATTCAAAATACTTAAAGCCTTTATCTATATCAACAATTCTCGCATAATTATCTTCTTCACTGTATTCTAAAAAAGCCTGTAAAGTATTTCTCATATCCTCCATATCTTTAAATCTAGATTGACCAAATTTATATACATCAGACTCTTTATCACAACTATCATCATCCATATTTCTATCTATTATTACTAATATAGAATTAATGTTTCTAATAATAGACTCACAGCTAAGCTTAACTTTCTCTGTAAAAGCTTTATAAGTTAAACTTATATAGTCATTATCCTTTCTTATACTACCAGCAACTTCATTTTCTTGTAAGTTTAATTCCCATCTTAAATTGTAATTACTTATATTTTTATAATCGCTATTTTCTCCAAATATAAATAATGAACTTATTTCTTCTACTATTAAATTTATATTCCTACTTATTTTATCTTTTAAGCTTCTATCTAATCTTATATGATTATAAAATTTATCAAATATCTTTAGCTTCCTAAATTTTTTATTATACGAAAATGGACTATTATATATATTTTCATATGGATATATCTCTTGTAGGAAATACAATAATACTCTAGAATCTACTATAGCAGAGAAAAATTCGTACCCTTTCTCTGTTAGATTATGAGCTTCATCTACTATTAAATTTTCTATTGGTTTTTCTTCTTTGTAAGGCCATTTTGCAAGTAATGAATGATTTATAATAGTTATATCTTCTTCTTTAAGCTCTTCTACTCTCTTTTTGTAAAGGCAATTTTTTATACACTTTTTAGGTTTGCATAAATTAGGATCACAACTAGAGTATATAATATGATTATTGATTCCTTCAAAATGCTTTATAACCCAATAATTAATCTCTTCAATATCTCCATAGTTGCCTTCTTCCACCAATCTTTCTAAATATATTATTCCTAATATATCTAATTGACTTGTCTCTCCAGGTGTATACTCAGATTTATAACCTTCTAATTTTTCCACACATATATAGTTATTTTTTCCTTTAATATATCCATAACTTACTTTATCAGTTAGACCTAATGAATTTAAAATATTTGGTATATCTTTATTTATTAACTGTGTCTGTAGCTCTTTTGTATCTGTTGAGACAATTATTCTTTGATTTCTAAGCCTTGATTCTAATATTGCTGGTAGCAAATATCCAACACTTTTCCCGATCCCTGTTGGTGCTTCTATACATGCAATCTTAGATGCTCCATTAGTTCCTCTAAATGTCTCTCTTATAGTTTTAGTTAGTTCATATTGACCTGGTCTAAATTCATATATAAATCCCTCTTTACTAGCCCATATACTTTCATCTTTTAATAAATCTTCATAATTACTATGTTTAGAATGTATTTTATCGAAAATTTCCTTTTCTTTTTTATTTTCTCTTCTATAGTTATTATGATTATAATCCTCAAACCTTACATTTTCATACGATATATCATAATTGCCATCCTCTATTAATTTACTCCATTCCCATGGTTTTAATCCGAATTTGTTTAAATAAGAATTAATCCTAAAGGTCAAAGGCTCTAGAGTATATTCTGATTCTTCCTTTTTCTTAAGTCTAAATAAAAGAGAGTTGACAACTTCTAAAGTATCTATAGCATCTTCTAGAGCTCTATGTTTTTCATCTTCATACTTATTAGTTATAGTCTTTTTTAAATAATCTAAATTAAACTCTTTGTGATATGGCTCTAAAATCGCAGCTAATTCCATAGAATCTATGATTTTATTTTTTAACTCCGGTATATTAATATCTAAAAAGCTTTTTTCAAAAGAAGCATTATGACATATTATAGTCTTGTCTTCTATA encodes:
- a CDS encoding peroxiredoxin, whose protein sequence is MPCLPSLGSKAPNFEANTTFGPIRLSDYRGKWVVLFSHPGDFTPVCTTEFICFAKYYEEFQKRNTDLIGLSIDSNSSHLAWIYNICTLTGIEIPFPIIADSNMEISKLYGMISEEMSSTSTVRAVFIIDDKQILRTILYYPLTTGRNIPEIIRVIDALQTADEQKVVTPANWLPGMPVILPPPKTWKDLRKRIDNCGKEHSCLDWYLCFMPDKNSKKIKSSKAMNLMNRPPISSSTDKIGGNPNCPDLQPIVMEYVLGNPRNVDPRFLDAVIYAFVEINPDGTLFVPTPKYLNYLVSLKKSYPDLLVIAAIGGWGADGFSDAASTPRSRYDFARQVNKLINTYGLDGVDIDWEYPGSSAAGIKSSPNDRENFTLLLTAIRDVIGNDKWLSVAGTGDSGYTSRSAEIDKIAPIINYFNLMSYDFTAGETGERGQKHQANLYDSDLSLPGYSVDSMVNNLINNGMPSEKILLGVPFYGRLGATLTESYDELRKNYINKDGYEYRFDTEAGVPYLVREGEYVMSIENELSIYLKAQYVLNNCLGGIFAWTSTYDQANILARAMYESINNPTEFSIELENIFGSIPGE
- a CDS encoding ribonuclease H1 domain-containing protein; the encoded protein is MSKKKYYAVRKGKCVGIYNTWDECKSQVNGFSGAEYKSFSNLEEANEYIYGKKESKIAYNGNTVEAYVDGSYEHCIKEYGSGVVILKDGNILKTYSIKGNDEFLVTMRNVAGEIEAAKLAMNYCLEENIENLILYFDYEGIEKWCTGAWKTNKSGTIEYKAFYDKVKEKLNVKFVKVKAHSGDKYNEEADKLAKKAIGI
- the nhaC gene encoding Na+/H+ antiporter NhaC, which produces MIHTKEKKQATLIDAILCIGFLITALVTCLVILKDYEISAHIPLLLGGVFAGCLSIFKLGFTWKELEDGILETINTTMQSILILLVVGILIGTWIIGGIVPSMIYWGLNLLSPSIFLVATTLICSIVSISTGSSWTTVGTIGIALLGIGSALGIPNSIIAGAIISGAYFGDKMSPLSDTTNLAPAMAGTNLFDHIKHMLYTTIPALLISLLIYTILGMKYAGSQIDTGQITEIQNTLLNSFNTLSPFLFLVPVGVIAMVILKVPAIPALMIGALAGGLVAMIFQGNSFADVIVTAKVGYTSNSGMVFVDELLSRGGLESMLDTVALMMCALVTGGILEKSGILQALADSILKIAKGTFGLIAATIFTAIGTNLAVADQYLAIVIPGSMYRDAFKKQGLAAKNLSRALEDSATITSPLIPWNTCGAYMSATMGISCFAFLPFAFFNLLCPIVSLFYGLTGISIEKIQQEDNVENAI
- a CDS encoding AbgT family transporter yields the protein MGSATKLRQDKKSLFQKCLDGIERVGNKLPHPITLFSLFCLAIIIISAIAAARGLSVKAELINRATNELEVQTISAVSLLSREGIIYMLENAISNFVNFAPLGMVLVGMLGIGTAEGSGYISALLKKTVAVTPAALVTPMVVFLGVMSNIASDAGYVVLVPLGALIFMSFGRHPLAGLAAGFAGVSGGFSANLIIGTIDPMLAGISTSAAQMIDPSYTVQATSNMYFMAVSTFLITALGWFVTDKIIEPRLGTYSGNSNLSAEDKNLQNLSDKEKKALKVTNLTVIAMLVGIVIVVMMPNSPLRNIDIEATDGFMASIINNSPLMNGFVLLIAIIFFVAAVVYGKVSGQFKNEKDIGNELGKSMASMGSYIALSFVMAQFVNYFSYTNLGTILAVNGANLLESMKMNSVVLIIIFVLFAGFINLFMGSASAKWAIMAPVFLPMFMKLGISPELTQIAYRIGDSTTNIISPLMTYFAMIVIFAQKHDKKAGMGTLISTMLPYTIVFLTGWVLMLIVWMTLKLPLGPGAGLVYTM
- a CDS encoding helicase C-terminal domain-containing protein produces the protein MEENIIKIRNDIKSVIDNIIFLDIETSGLNPNKAEIIEIGAVKIKNGEVSTLNTLVKNNKEIPLEIFSLCSDLKKEDFKSALEFKNAKNKLLNFIEDKTIICHNASFEKSFLDINIPELKNKIIDSMELAAILEPYHKEFNLDYLKKTITNKYEDEKHRALEDAIDTLEVVNSLLFRLKKKEESEYTLEPLTFRINSYLNKFGLKPWEWSKLIEDGNYDISYENVRFEDYNHNNYRRENKKEKEIFDKIHSKHSNYEDLLKDESIWASKEGFIYEFRPGQYELTKTIRETFRGTNGASKIACIEAPTGIGKSVGYLLPAILESRLRNQRIIVSTDTKELQTQLINKDIPNILNSLGLTDKVSYGYIKGKNNYICVEKLEGYKSEYTPGETSQLDILGIIYLERLVEEGNYGDIEEINYWVIKHFEGINNHIIYSSCDPNLCKPKKCIKNCLYKKRVEELKEEDITIINHSLLAKWPYKEEKPIENLIVDEAHNLTEKGYEFFSAIVDSRVLLYFLQEIYPYENIYNSPFSYNKKFRKLKIFDKFYNHIRLDRSLKDKISRNINLIVEEISSLFIFGENSDYKNISNYNLRWELNLQENEVAGSIRKDNDYISLTYKAFTEKVKLSCESIIRNINSILVIIDRNMDDDSCDKESDVYKFGQSRFKDMEDMRNTLQAFLEYSEEDNYARIVDIDKGFKYFEFRVVPLNLADLFEENILSNLSTGIFLSATLSVGNKMDYFKRTLGINRVDNLEKVIDPIYDYKKRLSLISINDICSYKNNNFPNEISEIISDICDITQGHTLCLFNSKDRQLKTYDVLGNYLHEKDIEIYNDKKGIKVLKDINKRCVVLGSKGCFEGVDVPGDGLICATLDKIPNLNPRDPLYSTIMHKYNIPYHRINYPQLAIKIKQALGRILRSKYDYGCFIIFNVGSNNNTLRMLEKDLHGCKILSLNRSSLYKNIEMHIRKSREEVIKSAIIDISKSIKILNINDMKKLENYINKEIKSRSLNSKVMYMGDFKKTFKIKYFDIKYLINKEKLL